In one Streptomyces sp. T12 genomic region, the following are encoded:
- a CDS encoding MoxR family ATPase, translating to MTTYDDRASLTDLTATVERVRSSVEGVIEGKPEVVRLSLTVLLAEGHLLIEDVPGVGKTMLAKALARSIDCSVRRIQFTPDLLPSDITGVSIWDQQRKDFEFKPGAIFAQIVIGDEINRASPKTQSALLESMEERQVTIDGQTYELPSPFMVVATQNPVEMEGTYPLPEAQRDRFMARVSVGYPSVEAELQMLDVHGGASPLEDLQPVAHAHDIVKLIDAVRGVHVAEPVRRYAVDLVTATRTHPDLRLGASPRATLHLLRAAKASAALSGREYALPDDVQALAVAVLAHRLLPTAQAQLNRRTSEQVVQEILQRTPVPAAPQQQSGFGGLGRGTQGYGQQPPRRL from the coding sequence GTGACGACCTATGACGATCGAGCGAGCCTCACTGATCTGACCGCCACTGTGGAGCGTGTCCGCAGTTCGGTGGAAGGAGTGATCGAGGGCAAGCCCGAGGTCGTACGGCTTTCGCTGACCGTACTGCTCGCCGAGGGACATCTTCTGATCGAGGATGTTCCCGGCGTGGGCAAGACCATGCTCGCGAAGGCGTTGGCGCGGTCCATCGACTGTTCGGTGCGGCGTATCCAGTTCACGCCCGACCTGCTGCCGTCGGACATCACGGGCGTGTCCATCTGGGACCAGCAGCGCAAGGACTTCGAGTTCAAGCCGGGCGCGATCTTCGCCCAGATCGTGATCGGGGACGAGATCAACCGCGCGTCGCCGAAGACGCAGTCCGCGCTCCTGGAGTCCATGGAGGAGCGCCAGGTCACGATCGACGGCCAGACCTACGAGCTGCCGAGCCCCTTCATGGTGGTGGCCACGCAGAACCCGGTCGAGATGGAGGGCACCTACCCGCTGCCCGAGGCCCAGCGCGACCGCTTCATGGCCCGCGTCTCCGTCGGCTACCCCAGCGTGGAGGCCGAGCTGCAGATGCTGGACGTGCACGGCGGCGCCTCGCCGCTGGAGGACCTGCAGCCGGTGGCGCACGCGCACGACATCGTGAAGCTGATCGACGCCGTGCGCGGCGTCCACGTCGCCGAGCCGGTCCGCCGGTACGCGGTCGACCTGGTCACCGCCACGCGTACCCACCCGGACCTCAGACTCGGCGCCTCCCCTCGCGCGACGCTGCATCTGCTGCGCGCGGCGAAGGCGTCCGCGGCCCTGAGCGGCCGGGAGTACGCGCTGCCGGACGACGTGCAGGCCCTCGCCGTGGCGGTCCTGGCCCACCGTCTGCTGCCCACCGCACAGGCCCAGCTGAACCGTCGTACGTCCGAGCAGGTCGTCCAGGAGATCCTGCAGCGCACCCCGGTGCCCGCCGCGCCCCAGCAACAGAGCGGCTTCGGGGGCCTGGGCCGCGGCACTCAGGGTTACGGCCAGCAGCCGCCGCGGAGGCTGTGA